CGCTCGGGCCTGCGCTGCGGCCCAGGTCACCAACGATCAAGGCACGCTCACGGCACAAAACCTGGGGAGCGTCGTCTTCGCAGCGTGCCCGGCGGCCGGTACCGGGGTCAACTACACCGCCACCACCCCGCTCGCAACCGGGGGAACAGCGGCGGTGGCCAGGGTGGAGTCCGATGGCAGCGTTCGCCTCACAACCTGTGCCATCTCCGGCAACAGGGGCGGCGGCACGGCACCGAACTGCACGATCTGAGCCTCGCTTGCGGGCCTCGCTGCCGGGGGGTCCCCGCCCCCCGGCAGTTTCTTCACACCGCAGTTCCTCCCCAGCAAGGCCGGGCCGCCCCTGCGGCGGGCAGGCCCTGGTGGTGCTCAGGGCTCCTGGGGGCCGGGAGGCAGCGGCAGCAGCATGCCGCCACCCTCCTGCAGCTGGCCACCAGCGGCGAAGCTCCTGCGCAGCCGCACCTCCGCCAGCGCGCTGCCGCCCTGGGCCGAAGGTTGCACTGTGAACCCCGTGTCCGCCACCAGCGCATCGAGCACCACCCGGTTCTGGGAGGTTCCGCTGCCGAGCTGGCCGTCGAGGCCGTAGGCGGGCCCGCAGCGCATCAGCACGGCACCGCGCCAGATCGCGTCCGGCGCGGCGCCCTGGCTGTAACTGATCACCCCGGCCGGGGTCTGCATCTGCAGCACCACCGGCCGGGAGCCGAGGTTGCAGGCCGGCGGGAGGGCCGTGGCCGCCGCGGCCCCAATGCTCGCCGCGCTCGCCTGCTGCAGCTCGGAGCGGATCAGCTCCAGCAGCCGCTGGCTGGCCTGGCGCTCCCGCAGCAACCGCGCCAGCCGCTGGCCGCTGCGGGTTTCGCTGAGCACGCACTGGAGCATCAGGGCGCTGAGCAGGCAGCCCAGCAGCAGGGCCAGCAGCAGCTCCACCAGGGTGAAGCCAGGGGCAGCGGGGAGGCCGGGAAAGAGGCGGCGGCGGGGGGGGCGGGCAGCCATGGCGGGTGAGGCAGGGGGAACAACACGGGGGCCACAGACATTCAGAGGCTGGGATCCGGACGGCAGAGGCTGCTGCTGGGGCCCGCGCCGGGATCGCCCGCATAGCGCCCCACCCGCACGATCCCCAGCGGCAGCCCGATCACCAGGCAGCGGCGCAGATCGGTGCCGCTGCCGCTCACGACGGCGGTGCCGCCGTCGATCACCAGCCCGTTGGCCGTGAAGCGCAGCTGGCTGGGCAGGGTGTGATGCAGCGCCAGGGTGGTGTCGCCCTCCAGCACCGCCGCCTCCAGGCCCTCCTCCCCCTGCAGCGGCAGTGCCAACGGAGTGCCGGCCACGGTGGCGAGGTCGCGGCTGCGCTCCAGCAGGCTGCCGAGGCGGCGGGCGGCGGCCTCCACCCGGCCGCTGGCGAGCTGCCGCCGGCCGCTGTCAATCACGAGCAGGGCCAGCAGCGTGAGCAGGGCGAGCGCCACCAGCAGCTCCACCAGGGAAAAACCGCCCGGGCCCGCCGGCCGGGGCCCGCCGCGGCGCGGGGCTGGGCCTGACCCTGTCATGGCTCCTCCGGCGCGGCGGCGGCCTCCACCCCGCAGAGGCCGTAGGCCGCCGGATCAAACCAGCGCTGCCGCCGCGCGGCCTCGGCTCCATCCAGCACCACCAGCACCCCGCCGTCCTGGGCCACCCAGGCGCCCTGGGCCGGCAGCCGGGGGGCCAGGGCCGCGAGGGCCGCGTCGCAGTCGCTGGCCAGGGGGGTGCCGGCGTGCTGCTGCAGCACCGCCTGCACCGCCAGCAGGCGGGTTTCGAGCTGCTCCTGCTCCTGCCGCTGGCGCTCGGCCCGCTGGCTCCAGCTGGCGGTGCCGCTCCACACCTGCAGCGAACATCCGGCCGAGAGGGCGAACACCCCGGCCCCCACCATCACCTCCACCAGGCTCATGGCGCCGGCTCCGGGCAGGGCGCCGGCAGGGCCTGGCCGCCCAGCAGCCCCTGATCCTGCAGCCCCACCACCCGCGGCGGGGCGTCCTGCCGTTCCCCCGGGGCGAGGGCCACGCGGAAGGAGGCGCGCCGGGGCGTGGGCGTGGACGCCAGCTCCAGCACCAGGGTGGCCTGGGGCGGCTCCCCCGGCTGGGGGCAGTAGTGCAGCAGCCGCACGGGGTCGGGCAGGGTCGCCGGCTCCAGCAGCTCGGCCAGGGCGGCGGCAGGGCTGCAGGAGGCGTCCTGGCCCCAGGCGCTGGCCGGCAGGGCCAGCAGGCAGCGGTGCCGGCGTTGCAGCCGGCCCGTCACCAGCTGGGCGGCGGACATGAGCTGATCCTCCTGGCTGCGCAGGCGCTGCAGCGCCGCCAGGCGGGAGCGCTCCTGCAGGGCCATCGCCTGCAGCGACAGGCTGCTGAGCACCAGCACCATCGAGGCGGTGGCCGCCAGGGGCAGCACGAAACCCTGCGGGGGCCGCGAACGGCGGCCGTGCAAGCGCAAACTCCTGAGCAAGGCATCAACGGCGAGGGTCGCCGTTCAGCGTTGCCACAGCCCCGCCCGCTGGATCAGGCCCCCCAGAGGGAGCGGAGGGCGCGCACATCGGAGCTGGTGAGCCCGCGCCAGCCCCGGTAGTGGTACGACATCACCGTGTCGCGGGTGTCGTAGCGGCGGTTGAAGCCGTTGCCGAAGGGGTGATCCAGGCCGAGCGTGTGGAGGATCTCGTGGGCCACGATGTGCTTCTCGAGGGAGCGCATCGCCGGCCCCCCCAGATCCCTCCAGACGATGCGGGCGCCGTAGGCCATGGGCTGGGCATAACCCAGCAGGTCGTCCGGCAGAGCGCTGGCCCGATGGACCTGGATGTCCGCGGTGGCCCGGCGGCTGACGGCCACAAAACGCACGCCCGTCAGCCGGTCCACCAGGGAGAAGAGCCGGCTCACCGCCCGGCTCTCCTCGGTGGACATGGGCCCGAAGGCCCGTCCCAGCCCCCTCCCGTTCTTCCAGTAGGCCACGACCCTGTCGCGGCCGGAGGCGTTGTGGAGATGCTGGGCGAAACGGCGGGAGCGGCGGGTCACCAGCCCCTGGATCGGGATGGCCATCAGGAGGGGTGGAGACTACCCGCTGGTCTACCTCAGAGCCCGCTGATCGGCACCACCCGCAGCTTGGTGGGATCCACGCCACGGAAGCCCATCACGCCGTTGCCATACGACACGAGATCGTTGTAACCGAAGCTGCGGCCGATGTTGCGCAGGGTCACCACATCCTCCCGGCCGAAGTTCCGTATCACATAGCGCTGCATGTGATTGAACGGACCGTGGGTTTTGGTGTTGTTGGTGAAGAAGAAGCGGTCGCGGGCGGTGTCGTTGCCGAAGTTGATCACGCTCTGGCTACGCTTGGTGATGGCGCCGGCGTTGGCCTGGAAGTCGATCAGGTCCGAGCCTTTCGAACCGATGAAGGTCCAGCTGCGGGCCATGGCGTTGTTCACGCGGAAGCCCGTCACGATGTCGGCGGAATCGATCAGGCCGGCCTTGGCCGCCTGGCGCTGCTTCAGGGACGACACCCGCATGGTGGCATCCCAGGCCACGGGCTGCCGCAGCCAGGTGGAATTGCCGGTGAGCTGAATGATGGAGGCTTTACGGCCCCGGGCCCGCTGGGCGGTGATCCAGTCGGGCTTGGTGACGAAGGCCGAGAGTGGTGCAGACACGCAGGGCGTGCAGAGAAGCCATGGTTGTAACGCCGCCGCGGCTTATAGCAAGGGCGGGCCAATCCGGATCAGAAACTGACCCCGGCAGCGGCAAAACCCAGCGGCTCAGCGCGTAAGCCAATCAGCGGTTGAGCTTGAGCACGGCCATGAAGGCCTCCTGGGGCACATCCACCTTGCCCATCGCCTTCATGCGCTTCTTGCCCTTGGCCTGCTTCTGCAGCAGTTTCTTCTTGCGGGAGATGTCGCCGCCGTAGCACTTGGCCAGCACATCCTTGCGCATGGCGCTGATGCTTTCGGAGGCGATCACCCGGCTGCCGATCGACGCCTGGATCGGAATCTTGAACTGCTGGCGGGGAATCAGCTCCTTGAGCTTCTCCACCAGCCCCTTGCCCACACCGTAGGCCTTGTCGCGGTGCACGATAGTGGTGAGCGGATCGGCCTTCTCGCCATTGATCAGCACATCGAGGCGCACCAGCTCGTTGCGGCGGTAGCCGATCAGGTGGTATTCCATCGAGGCGTAGCCCTTGGTGCGGCTCTTCATCTGATCGAAGAAATCGGTGACCACCTCGGCCAGCGGCATCTCGTAGTGGAGCGTCACCCGGTCGGTGGTGATGTATTTCATGTCGATGAACTCACCCCGCCGCTCCTGGCACAGCTCCATCAAGGTGCCGTTGAAGCTGTTGGGCGTGTAGATCTCCAGCCGCACATAGGGCTCCTCGATCGATTCACGCTTCTGGGGATCGGGCAGGGTGGCGGGGTTGTCCACCATCAGGGTGGAGCCATCGATCATGTTCACCTGATAGATCACCGAGGGGGCGGTGACAATCAGATCGAGGTTGTATTCCCGCTCCAGCCGCTCCTGCACGATCTCCATGTGCAGCAGGCCGAGGAAGCCGCAGCGGAAGCCGAAGCCCATGGCGCTGCTGGTTTCCGGCTCATAGCGCAGGGCCGCATCGGAGAGCTGCAGCTTGTCGAGGGCCTCGCGCAGATCGGGGTACTGGTCGGCGTCGGTGGGGAAGAGGCCGCAGAACACCATCGGCTTGGCCTCGGTGTAGCCGGGCAGGGGCTCGGCGGCCGGATTGGCCAGCAGGGTGATGGTGTCGCCCACCCGGGCATCGGCCACGGCCTTGATCGAGGCGGCCAGGTAGCCCACCTCACCGGCATGGAGGGCCTCCACCTGGCGCTGATCCGGCGCCATCACCCCCACTTCATCGAGCTCGTAGGTCTTGCCGGAGGCCATCAGCAGGATCTTGTCCTTCCTGCGGATGGTGCCGGCGATCACCCGGAAGTACACGATCACCCCCCGGTAGGGGTCGTAGTAGGAGTCGAAGATCAGGGCGCGCAGCGGCTCAGCCACGGTGTCGGCCGGTGGCGGCACCCGGTCCACCACCGCCTGCAGGATGTCGGGCACGCCAAGGCCGGTCTTGGCGGAGCAATGGATGGCATTGGAACAG
This portion of the Cyanobium sp. NIES-981 genome encodes:
- a CDS encoding prepilin-type N-terminal cleavage/methylation domain-containing protein — encoded protein: MRSRLEARLLAQRSLIQMLGDRSRRRRGLAAGFTLIELLIVVIIIGVLTSIAVPAFLNQQDRARVAASNTAAIDAARACAAAQVTNDQGTLTAQNLGSVVFAACPAAGTGVNYTATTPLATGGTAAVARVESDGSVRLTTCAISGNRGGGTAPNCTI
- a CDS encoding prepilin-type N-terminal cleavage/methylation domain-containing protein, yielding MAARPPRRRLFPGLPAAPGFTLVELLLALLLGCLLSALMLQCVLSETRSGQRLARLLRERQASQRLLELIRSELQQASAASIGAAAATALPPACNLGSRPVVLQMQTPAGVISYSQGAAPDAIWRGAVLMRCGPAYGLDGQLGSGTSQNRVVLDALVADTGFTVQPSAQGGSALAEVRLRRSFAAGGQLQEGGGMLLPLPPGPQEP
- a CDS encoding prepilin-type N-terminal cleavage/methylation domain-containing protein, whose translation is MTGSGPAPRRGGPRPAGPGGFSLVELLVALALLTLLALLVIDSGRRQLASGRVEAAARRLGSLLERSRDLATVAGTPLALPLQGEEGLEAAVLEGDTTLALHHTLPSQLRFTANGLVIDGGTAVVSGSGTDLRRCLVIGLPLGIVRVGRYAGDPGAGPSSSLCRPDPSL
- a CDS encoding type II secretion system protein, which produces MSLVEVMVGAGVFALSAGCSLQVWSGTASWSQRAERQRQEQEQLETRLLAVQAVLQQHAGTPLASDCDAALAALAPRLPAQGAWVAQDGGVLVVLDGAEAARRQRWFDPAAYGLCGVEAAAAPEEP
- the lepA gene encoding translation elongation factor 4 — encoded protein: MTDVPVSRIRNFCIIAHIDHGKSTLADRLLQTTGTVADRDMQEQFLDNMELERERGITIKLQAARMEYQAADGQPYILNLIDTPGHVDFSYEVSRSLQACEGALLVVDASQGVEAQTLANVYLALENDLEIIPVLNKIDLPGADPDRIASEIEAIIGLDCSNAIHCSAKTGLGVPDILQAVVDRVPPPADTVAEPLRALIFDSYYDPYRGVIVYFRVIAGTIRRKDKILLMASGKTYELDEVGVMAPDQRQVEALHAGEVGYLAASIKAVADARVGDTITLLANPAAEPLPGYTEAKPMVFCGLFPTDADQYPDLREALDKLQLSDAALRYEPETSSAMGFGFRCGFLGLLHMEIVQERLEREYNLDLIVTAPSVIYQVNMIDGSTLMVDNPATLPDPQKRESIEEPYVRLEIYTPNSFNGTLMELCQERRGEFIDMKYITTDRVTLHYEMPLAEVVTDFFDQMKSRTKGYASMEYHLIGYRRNELVRLDVLINGEKADPLTTIVHRDKAYGVGKGLVEKLKELIPRQQFKIPIQASIGSRVIASESISAMRKDVLAKCYGGDISRKKKLLQKQAKGKKRMKAMGKVDVPQEAFMAVLKLNR